The Christiangramia forsetii KT0803 DNA segment GAAAATCTTGGTGTGGGGAATGAAGAAATTAAAAGTAAAATTCTTGAGAAAACATCTGTTTCTGTACATATCAGGAGAGGGGATTATGTAGAAAATAAAAAAACCAAAGAATTTCACGGTAATTGCTCTCTTGAGTACTACAAAAATGCAATTACTTACTTTTTGGACATAGTAAAAGAATTCAATATAGTATTCTTCTCAGATGATATTTCGTGGGTTCGAGATGAATTCAAAGATTTGCCTAATGAGAAAGTTTTTGTGACGGGTAATTTGCATGAAAATAGTTGGAAAGATATGTATTTAATGAGCTTATGTGATCACAATATTATTGCGAATAGTTCATTTAGTTGGTGGGCAGCCTGGCTTAATAACAACTCGGAAAAGAATGTTATAGCCCCAAAAAAATGGTTTGCCGATATAGATCAGGAACAAAAATCATTAGATTTATTACCTCCGTCATGGATACGTATGTAATTAATGAATAGAAAAACCTTTGATAGAAGAAAGATTTTTTATTGGTATACCCCTGTTATAATGATCAACTGTAAATTTAGAAAAGTATAGATTCAGCTTTTCTCAATCATATAGAGATCAAAGAGGTAATAATTGTGGATGAAGGTTCAAATCATGATCTAGAAAATAATCTGTTGGAAGAAGGGAAACCGAGAAGTAACTTTTTATTAAATAATTAATTGTGAATAAATGGAAGATCCGTTAGTTTCAGTAGTTATTCCTTGTTATAATGATTATCTGTATATTCAAGAGGCAGTTGATTCGATATTTAAACAGACATATGAAAATATAGAGATAATTATCATTGACGATGGTTCAAATAATAAAACAAAGAATGTTCTGAAAGAGCTCAAAAATGATAATTTAGCGATTGTAACACAGGAAAATTCAGGACCCAGTGCAGCTAGAAATAGGGGTATCTCGATTGCAAACGGAGATTTTATTCTCACTTTAGATGCAGATGATTTTTTTCAACCTACATTTATTAGGAAGTCTATAGAAGTTCTCAGGAAATCGCCTAAAGTAGGTTTGGTAAGCTCATATGCTTATTATTTTTCTGAAAATGGTATTGAGGGAGAAATTAAACCAGCTGGCGGAAAATCAGGAGATTTCTTGCAGGAAAATAATGCCTTGGCTAGTTCAATGTATAGGAAAGAATGTTGGGAAGAAGTTTCAGGTTACGATGAAAATTTGTTGAAAGGTTATGAGGATTGGGATTTTAATATTTCGGTAACTAAAGCAGGATGGGAAGTAACAATTATTGAGGAATTTCTATTCAATTATAGATTAAAACCCAATTCAAGAAATAATCGGGCAGATGATATTTATAGATATGAATTATTAAAATATATCTATTTAAAGCATGGGGATGTTTTTAAGGACAATTATGAAAATATGATAGTTCAGTTAGTTTCAAGAATGGAAAAATGTGAAAAAGAAAAATTAAAAATTAAGAATACAAGAACTTATAGACTAGGTAATTTTTTATTATATCCTTTAAAAAGTATCGCAATTCTTTTAAGAAATTAGATATATAGAAAGTAACCTTAATTACTCAAGAATATTTTAGTTGAATGACCAATCCTTTAGTCTCTATCATTATACCATGTTATAATAATACTCAGTATATAATTGAGGCTATAAATTCTGCAGTAAATCAAACTTATCAGAATATTGAAATAATAGTAGTGGATGATGGTTCAGACCAGGAAACAAAAACTATTATTAATAGTCTAATAACCAATATTGATATATTAATAACACAGAATAATTGTGGTCTTAGTGCTGCTAGAAATAGGGGTTTGGATAAAGCTAGTGGGAAATTTATCCAGTTTCTGGATAGTGACGATATTTTGAAACCTGAAAAAATTGATTATTCTCTTAGAAAGCTTGGTAATATGGATCAGGAGAGTTGTATTATAATCTCTGATTTCATGATTTTCAATGATAAAAAGCAAAGGTTTCTACCGGCTTACGTTGATTTTAAAACAATTGATTTTAAATTTGACCAGATTCTTTATAAATGGGATGAAAATTTCTCTATTCCAATTCATTGTGGATTATTTGAACGTAATCTTTTCAATGATTTTCGATTTTCAGAAAAATTAAGGTCAAAGGAAGATTGGGTAATGTGGGTTAATTTATTTAAAAAAGAGCCACAGGTATTTTTTGTGGATAAGCCCCTTGTTATTTATAGAGTACATAATGGGAGTATGACGCATTCGCTGAATATGTTTGAGGATCATATGAGCGCACTTGAAATTCTTAAAAATAATCTTAGTGTAGAAGAATATGAGAAATTATTAAAAAAGTTCGTTCAGAGATATTATAAAAAAAGTCTTTATTCCCAAAATCAAATTCGAGCAATGAAGAATTCAAAATCATATAAAATTGAGAATTTCTTCCGGAAAGTTTGGATTAAGATGGGGTTTTAAGAAAGCTAAATGAATAAAAAACTGGCAATAGTAATACCTTATTTTAAAATTCAATTTTTTGAAGAATGTCTTAAGTCCTTATACAATCAAACCAACCAGAATTTTAATTTATACATAGGAAACGATAATAGTCCTGAGGATCCTCATGCTCTTATTGATGAGTTTGAAGGTAAGTTGAACATAACTTATAAAAAATTTGAAAATAATCTCGGGAAAATCTCATTAGTAAATCAGTGGAGACGATGTATTGAGCTTATAAATCAGGAAACCTGGATTATGATCCTTGGGGATGATGATAAAATCTCATCTGGTTGTGTTGACTCTTTCTATAATTCTTTCAAAGAATTAGAATATGAGGTTTTTGATGTTATGAGGTTTGCTTCTCAAAAAATAGATAGAAATGGTAATGCCACTTCGCATATTTTTACACATCATCGTATTGAAAATAGTATTGAATTTCTCTTTAGAAAGTTTAGGGGAGATACCAGAAGCTCTTTGAGTGAATATATATTTAAAAGAAATACTATTGAGGCAGTTCAATTTAAAAATTTTCCTTTGGGGTGGCATGCAGATGATCTTGCTATTTTAGAATGCTCAAAATTTGGAAGTATATATTCTATAAATGATGCAGTAGTGTACTTTAGAAACAGTGGTTCTAATATTACCAGTTTGAATTCGAATTTAATTGATAAAAATGAAGCTTCCTTTAGATTCTATCTATATTTACTCAAAGTTAGAGCAGATAATTTCAATATTAAAGAACGGAGGATATTATTTCAAAAACTGGAAAAGACTTATTTAAATGATAAAAAAAGGCTGTTCTTTTTTTGGGAGTTTACCAAAGTGAATTGTATCCATCATAGGTTTATGGGATATATAATTTTTTTTAAAAAATTCTTTAGATAAATAAAAGGCAATTGAATTTTTAATTCCAAATAAAGTATGAATTTTTTAATAGTTGTTCAGGATCTTAGGATTTCAGGTACCAGTGAAGGTATAGTCTCTAGATCATTTATTTCTTACTTAAAAAAGGCCTACCCAAACGCAAAAATTGACCTAGAGTATTTTAAGAATTATGAAAGTAATGATTTGTTACAATTATTACCTGTAGATTCTATTAATGAATATATAATTAATAGAAGAATAAATCCACTTATAATATGGATTAACTGGATTTTTTGGAGAGTTTTTAAAATCTCATTAGTTGAAAAAAGCTTAGTTAACAAGTATAGGAAATATATAAAAAAAATAAAGCATGAAAAATACGATTATGTTTTTATTCGGAGTTCAGGACAAGGCTACGAAACAGTTTTAGCTTGTTATGATTTGCCTATTCTCAAAAAAGCCATTGTCAATTTTCATGACCCATATCCTATTTTTTGGGATACTGGATCTGATAAGACTTTATCAAACTTAGAATTATACAGGCTTAAACAAATGTGGAAAATTGTACAAGATGCTAGAATATGTATAAGTCCGGCAAAACTTCTGTCAGAAGATATGGAACATTTATATGGTTCAAATAAAAAATTTTTCACATTGCCTCATCAGTTTGACAATGAGGTTTTCGAAGAAATAAAAAGTCAGGCTGCTAGAAAAAGGAAAAAAAACCTTGTTATTAGTTATCATGGCGTCGTTCAATTAGGAAGAAATTTAGATATACTACTAGATGCATATTCTCAGCTGATTACAGAACACTCTTCTTTTTTAAAGGATACTGAATTTATACTTAGAATAAAAGGAAAACACTCTAAGAGGCTAAAACTAAAATATGCTGAATGTAAGAATATAGTTTTTCTAGAAACTATATATTTTAATGAGTCTTCATATGAGCAAAAGATGGAATCAGATATTCAGGTTATTCTGGAAAACTGTAGTCCTCATAGTAATATTTTAGTTGGAAAAGCTCCGTTTTTAGCTTCATTAGAGAAAGCAGTGATAATATTATCTCCTCCTAGAAGTGAATTACGTTTCATAATTGATGATGATAAGTATATAGCAAGTTGCACCAGTAAAGATGAAATCAAGGTCAAATTAAAATGTTTGATCGATGAAGGATTGATGAATAAAGGACAAAAATATTTACCATTTAACAGTTATTTTTCGGAAGAAAATTTTCGTATAAGATTAAATAGAATATTGGAACACTACTAGTCTTGATTATCACTAAAAGGCTTTCATTTAAATTGAGTGTTAGTCATTAAATTACACCTTTTAACTATATTGTCAAGCTTAGTTTCCCTAGTACACTGCCAATATTCATCCGGTTTTTCACAGAATGAATTGTAGACTAACAGACAAATATTCAATCGTTCAATGAATTCTTCCTTTGATATGTTTTTAATAAGTTCCATAAGCTTTCTAGGACTTTCAATTTCTGAATAATCTATAAAACTTCTTTTAGGAAAAACCTCATAGATCGAGCTTTTTGACCCGCCGTAATAGATGGGGAGACAATAATTTTCAATGCTTTCCCAAATTTTTTCGGTTATATATTTAGGATAAACCGTGTTTTCAAAGCAAAGATTAAAGTTAAAGTTCTTTAAAATATCTTTCTTTCTACTATGCCTATCAGTAAACCTTGAATCTTCAATAGATATACTTTTAGGCCAGCCCTGACCATAAATATCTATCATATTTTCAGATAAGAGGTATTGAGCTATATCTGACCTTTTTCTAATAAGATCAATATTATTTCCGTCCACAATTACTTTACTTGTTTTCCCCCCATTATAATAAGACATTAAAGCTGCTACTTTTTTATTTGAAATTTCAAAGTCCCTATTTAGCAGATCAAGTTTAGAATTATTTTTAAACCTCTTTTCCTGATAAGTCACATTGTTTACAAAAACATCGCCGGTATAGATATTCATTACATGTACTTTAGGAAAAATAAAAAAAGGGTAATAAGTAGAGGAACTGGTGGTTGAAAACCTGGGTTCCTGAGCCCAGATAAGATAATTTTTTCGACTGGGATTTTTTAAAATAAACCTTTTAAGACTTTTGTGATTTCCAGCAATAAAAATATCTGCATTATCCTTATTCCTAGTTATTTTTATTCTTTTTTTATTCAAATAAAAAAGGTCGTCCTTAGAAAAATTTTGATCAAAGGGCGTATAGGGTAAATGGCCGATTTTAAATATGTTGATCATTTATTTTCTTATTTTAACCAAAGCTAACATTTTAATTTATTTTAGCTTTTAATACTTTAACTATGGTTTTTTTGGATGTAAAAGACCTAGTGATAACCTAATTTTGAATTTACTTTATGAAAATACTAATGGTATCTATGTTTTCAATTCATTTTTTCAGATGGGCAGAACAATTGAGGGATACCAATCATGAAGTATATTGGATAGATGTATTTGATTCGAATACCTATGTGAAAAGTATAGATTTTATAGAACAGACGGTTGGGTGGCGTAATAGATGGAATTACCCCGGAAGGTATTTATTGAAATCTAAGGCTCCTGGTCTAAATAAATTTCTGAATAAGTTTAACCAAAGGGATCTGAAATCTATTCTGGAAGAAAAAATTAAGGAAATTAAGCCAGAAATTGTTCATTCTTTTGTTCTACAGTCTGCTACTTTCTCTATTTTGCCAGTAATGCGAAATTTCCCAGAGATTAAATGGGTATATTCTGCATGGGGAAATGATTTGTTCTACAGGCAAAATTTCGATGAAGATTTGAAGAATATAAAAGAAACCCTACCTGAAATTGATTATATGTTTGCTGACTGTTCTCGAGATTATTTATTAGCCAAGGATTTTGGATTTAAGGGTAGGTATTTAGGAACTAATCCTACGGGCGGTGGCTATAAATTAGAGGAATATGAAAATTTCATTTCTACTTTTGAAGAGCGCAAGGGAATAATAATAAAAGGATATCAAGGTAAATTGGGTCGATGTAATAGGGTGCTCGAAGGCTTAATGAGTATTAAATCTGAATTAAAGGAATACAGAATCACAGTATATGGTGCAAATAAAGAAGTTTTTGAATTTGCCAAAAAAAGTGGATTGCTGGAGTGGGATAATTTTGAAGTTAAGTATAACCTTACTCAGACGGCGGTTTTAAAATTGATGGGCAATTCAAGAATCTCAGTTGGAAATAGTATTTCAGATGGTCTGCCTAATACTCTACTTGAGGCGATCATCATGAATTCGTTTCCTATTCAATCAGATCCGGGTGGGGCCACCTCCGAATTAATAGCTCATGAGAAAAATGGATTTTTAATTGATGATCCTGAAGATTATAAGGAAATTGGAGATTTAATATCAAGAGCAATTAATGATCCAGCGTTCATGAAAAAGGCTATAAGACATAATACCGAGCGAATTAAACCCTTCTTAGATAGGGATTATATCAAGAATCAGGTGCTAAAGCAGTATAGATCCATAGAAAAACAGCTGATAAGATAAAATGATAATCATTAGTAAACCCAAATTGGAAGAAAAAGATGATAAGGTCATATTATCAGTTGACTTTGAAATTGAAGGTGGTAAGAAAAAATTATGGTATTCTTTTTCAAGTAATTATAAAGAATATCTAGTCGTTGAACAAGTTGATGCCTTTGTTGTTGGATTATTATTTTTAGGTCTCAAAACAGGTCATGATCTCAAATTAGAAGGTCCTATATCAGCCAGGCTTTTTTATAGTTTGAACCATTATTTGATCGATGCGTTCTGTTTAGTTAATCCTAATTATAAAAGGATAAAAGTTATCCCTTCTTCCTTAAGTACTTCAGATTTTAATGTAGCTAATACGGCAGGCACCGGCTTGTCCTGCGGAATCGATTCTTTTGCCACCTATTTTGATCATAATGATGAAGTAAGTCCATACCTGATTGAATATTTCACCTTTTTTAATGTTGGCTCCCACGGTGACAAGGGAGGAGATAAAGCAAGGAAAATTTTCAGCGAAAGATTTATTAATGTATCTCAGTTTGCCGAGAAGGTTAACCGGGAAGTTATTACAGTAGATTCTAATCTTAGTGAGATTTTACAGATGAAATTTCAGGAAACCTATAATCTTAGAACAATTTCCTGTGCACTTCTTTTGCAGAAATTATTTAAGAATTATTATTATTCCTCTGGTACTCGTTTCGATCATTTTGCTTTTAATAACAAGGAAATAGCAGATTTAGATATGCTAATAATTCCGAACCTATCTACAGAATCAACCACTTTTTTCGTAAGCGCACTTAAATACTCGAGAATAGACAGAACCAAACTAATTTCAGAATTCACTCAAACTTACGAACATCTTGATGTATGCACTCATCCTTATATAGAAGGGAGAGATGAAATAAACTGTTCTGAGTGCTATAAATGTCAAAGAACAATGCTGACATTAGAAATACTAGGGAAATTGGAATGTTATGCAAAAGTTTTCGATCTTGATAAATTTAGAAAAAACAAGAAGGAATATATTGGATGGCTATTGTCAAAAAAGAAAAAGTTGACGCTGGACCGAGAGTTAATTAGAGTTATAAAAGAAATGAAACAAATAGATTCAGAAATCTATTTTTATATGATTAAGAATATGTTATATCGTCAAAAATTAAAATTAAAAAAGATTTTTAACTGATAATGCTTTCAATATTATTCCCATATCGTAACAGAGATTCAAAAAGGTTAGAACGATCATTCGATTCTCTTTTAAACCAGACAAATAAACACTTTGAAGTTTACTTTATAGATTATGGTTCAACTCCCAATCTGGCGGCAGAGATAAAAACTTTATGCCTTAATTATTCTTTTATCACCTACCGATACTACCATACTCAATTCCAGCCCTGGAATAAGAGTAGAGCTCTAAATTCAGTGATCAAAAGTTTAAAAACCGACTTTTGTTTTGTTGCAGATGTGGATGTTATTTTTCATTCCCGGTTTGTTGAAACTGCATCAAGTCTTATGAAAACTCAAAGAACAATTTATTTTCAGGTAGGCTATTTGAATCCTAAAGAAAGTAAGAAAGATTTGCAGTTTCAAGAATTCAAACAGTATCGTTTAAGCAATGATGAAGCGACAGGTTTAAGTATGTTTCCAGTTAAACTCTTACAGCAGCTTCAAGGTTTTGATGAATTCTACCATTTTTGGGGAGCTGAAGATACCGATATGCATGTAAGATTAAAAAATGCGGGGTATGTGGTTAAATTTTTTGAGGACGAACTGCTATTATTACATCAATGGCACTCTTCGTATCAAAGTAGGGAGCAGGTGAGGTTAACTTCTGAACTTCAGATAACAGGAATACTTCCAATAAATCATCAACATCTCAAATATGCTCTGGATAATCGAGTAACGAAGGTCAATAACGAGAATTGGGGTTGGATACTAAACAAAGAAGATTTTGATCAACTGGAAGAGGCTGAATTATTTATGAAGGTCTCGAATGAAAAGAGACAGGTAGAAGATGTTTTATTCGGACAATTACCCTGTTTTAAGCAGGGAATCATTAAAATAAGGTTTATTATAGATCCTTATGAAAATACTTTAAAGTTTAAGATGAAAAGACTTTTAGGTAAAAAAGTACCCGATTACTATACATTAAAGGAGGTGAACGATAAGGTATTATTGCATCTTATTTCATTTTATCGAACTATACCTTATTCTATAAAGATTAATAAAGAAGATTTCCAAATAGAGATCGCTTTAAAATTTTCTTAGTCAAAAATATGTCCCTAAAACTAAAATTTAAGAGTTTTCTTTTTCGGTTTTTAGAGGTGCTGCCTAAAAAACAGGGAGATCAGGTCTATCACCGGGTACAGAGGTTACTCAGTAATGAGGATCTGGGTTTTAAAATTAGGTCTGCCCATAATACGTTCCGAACATTTCAGTTTATTACCCAGGAACACGAAATAAAAATTAAGGATAAGGTTCTAACAGAAATAGGATCTGGTTGGTTACCGTTGATGCCTTATTTTTTCCGGTATTTCGGAAAAGCAAAAAAAGTTGAAACTTTTGACCTTAACAGTCATTACCAAAGGAAAAATATCGAA contains these protein-coding regions:
- a CDS encoding glycosyltransferase family 2 protein, giving the protein MLSILFPYRNRDSKRLERSFDSLLNQTNKHFEVYFIDYGSTPNLAAEIKTLCLNYSFITYRYYHTQFQPWNKSRALNSVIKSLKTDFCFVADVDVIFHSRFVETASSLMKTQRTIYFQVGYLNPKESKKDLQFQEFKQYRLSNDEATGLSMFPVKLLQQLQGFDEFYHFWGAEDTDMHVRLKNAGYVVKFFEDELLLLHQWHSSYQSREQVRLTSELQITGILPINHQHLKYALDNRVTKVNNENWGWILNKEDFDQLEEAELFMKVSNEKRQVEDVLFGQLPCFKQGIIKIRFIIDPYENTLKFKMKRLLGKKVPDYYTLKEVNDKVLLHLISFYRTIPYSIKINKEDFQIEIALKFS
- a CDS encoding glycosyltransferase family 10 domain-containing protein; this encodes MNIYTGDVFVNNVTYQEKRFKNNSKLDLLNRDFEISNKKVAALMSYYNGGKTSKVIVDGNNIDLIRKRSDIAQYLLSENMIDIYGQGWPKSISIEDSRFTDRHSRKKDILKNFNFNLCFENTVYPKYITEKIWESIENYCLPIYYGGSKSSIYEVFPKRSFIDYSEIESPRKLMELIKNISKEEFIERLNICLLVYNSFCEKPDEYWQCTRETKLDNIVKRCNLMTNTQFK
- a CDS encoding glycosyltransferase family 2 protein codes for the protein MEDPLVSVVIPCYNDYLYIQEAVDSIFKQTYENIEIIIIDDGSNNKTKNVLKELKNDNLAIVTQENSGPSAARNRGISIANGDFILTLDADDFFQPTFIRKSIEVLRKSPKVGLVSSYAYYFSENGIEGEIKPAGGKSGDFLQENNALASSMYRKECWEEVSGYDENLLKGYEDWDFNISVTKAGWEVTIIEEFLFNYRLKPNSRNNRADDIYRYELLKYIYLKHGDVFKDNYENMIVQLVSRMEKCEKEKLKIKNTRTYRLGNFLLYPLKSIAILLRN
- a CDS encoding glycosyltransferase produces the protein MKILMVSMFSIHFFRWAEQLRDTNHEVYWIDVFDSNTYVKSIDFIEQTVGWRNRWNYPGRYLLKSKAPGLNKFLNKFNQRDLKSILEEKIKEIKPEIVHSFVLQSATFSILPVMRNFPEIKWVYSAWGNDLFYRQNFDEDLKNIKETLPEIDYMFADCSRDYLLAKDFGFKGRYLGTNPTGGGYKLEEYENFISTFEERKGIIIKGYQGKLGRCNRVLEGLMSIKSELKEYRITVYGANKEVFEFAKKSGLLEWDNFEVKYNLTQTAVLKLMGNSRISVGNSISDGLPNTLLEAIIMNSFPIQSDPGGATSELIAHEKNGFLIDDPEDYKEIGDLISRAINDPAFMKKAIRHNTERIKPFLDRDYIKNQVLKQYRSIEKQLIR
- a CDS encoding alpha-1,2-fucosyltransferase, whose amino-acid sequence is MSNKNPVIVEIMGGLGNQMFQFAVAKLLAEKNSSVLLVDTNFYKEISQNLKDFPRYFSLGIFDISYKMGTENGMVNFKNLSFKNRVSRKLGLNYPKIFKEKSYRFDADLFNKKTPIYLKGYFQSYKYFIGVESKIRQWFEFPYENLGVGNEEIKSKILEKTSVSVHIRRGDYVENKKTKEFHGNCSLEYYKNAITYFLDIVKEFNIVFFSDDISWVRDEFKDLPNEKVFVTGNLHENSWKDMYLMSLCDHNIIANSSFSWWAAWLNNNSEKNVIAPKKWFADIDQEQKSLDLLPPSWIRM
- a CDS encoding glycosyltransferase family 2 protein, whose product is MNKKLAIVIPYFKIQFFEECLKSLYNQTNQNFNLYIGNDNSPEDPHALIDEFEGKLNITYKKFENNLGKISLVNQWRRCIELINQETWIMILGDDDKISSGCVDSFYNSFKELEYEVFDVMRFASQKIDRNGNATSHIFTHHRIENSIEFLFRKFRGDTRSSLSEYIFKRNTIEAVQFKNFPLGWHADDLAILECSKFGSIYSINDAVVYFRNSGSNITSLNSNLIDKNEASFRFYLYLLKVRADNFNIKERRILFQKLEKTYLNDKKRLFFFWEFTKVNCIHHRFMGYIIFFKKFFR
- a CDS encoding glycosyltransferase family 2 protein; the protein is MTNPLVSIIIPCYNNTQYIIEAINSAVNQTYQNIEIIVVDDGSDQETKTIINSLITNIDILITQNNCGLSAARNRGLDKASGKFIQFLDSDDILKPEKIDYSLRKLGNMDQESCIIISDFMIFNDKKQRFLPAYVDFKTIDFKFDQILYKWDENFSIPIHCGLFERNLFNDFRFSEKLRSKEDWVMWVNLFKKEPQVFFVDKPLVIYRVHNGSMTHSLNMFEDHMSALEILKNNLSVEEYEKLLKKFVQRYYKKSLYSQNQIRAMKNSKSYKIENFFRKVWIKMGF